A portion of the Lathamus discolor isolate bLatDis1 chromosome 5, bLatDis1.hap1, whole genome shotgun sequence genome contains these proteins:
- the TMEM17 gene encoding transmembrane protein 17, translating to MSLPEPLRRRLGSFSRTVFTDSQRTGPRDAGGGGDNEVVSSLPLQMSLYFNVYFFPFWWLSVVVMLHLKYPDLSDYYKFILVTIMILTSLIEVIRLYLGYMGNLQEKVPELAGFWLLTLLLQLPTILFLLFNEGLKIQPLERAVNSIFAVFLTFQVIAAFVTLKRMVNKLATHFRLNEFDHLEEQPIPGFYSLGKEEGAVSMAGGDRRTRGHTLRA from the exons ATGTCGCTGCCCGAGCCCCTGAGGCGGCGGCTGGGCTCCTTCAGCCGCACCGTCTTCACCGACAGCCAGCGCACCGGCCCGAGGGAcgcgggcggcggcggag ATAATGAAGTAGTTTCCAGTTTACCATTGCAGATGTCCCTCTATTTCAAcgtttattttttcccattttggtGGCTCAGCGTAGTTGTCATGCTCCATCTGAAG TATCCAGACTTGTCGGATTACTACAAGTTCATCTTGGTCACGATCATGATCCTGACCTCATTAATAGAGGTCATTCGACTCTACCTGGGATACATGGGCAATCTGCAGGAGAAA GTCCCTGAGCTGGCTGGGTTTTGGCTCCTGACTCTCCTTCTGCAGTTGCCTACGATTCTGTTCTTGCTCTTTAATGAAGGTCTAAAAATTCAGCCACTGGAGCGAGCAGTGAATAGCATCTTTGCTGTCTTCCTCACATTCCAAGTCATTGCAGCCTTTGTCACCCTGAAAAGAATGGTGAACAAACTGGCAACTCACTTTCGTCTCAATGAGTTTGACCACCTGGAGGAACAGCCCATTCCTGGTTTTTACAGCCTTGGTAAAGAAGAAGGAGCAGTTTCCATGGCTGGTGGGGACCGCAGGACTAGGGGTCACACACTGAGGGCTTGA